A region from the Sorex araneus isolate mSorAra2 chromosome 6, mSorAra2.pri, whole genome shotgun sequence genome encodes:
- the TP53I11 gene encoding tumor protein p53-inducible protein 11: MAAKQPPPLMKKHSQTDLVSRLKTRKILGVGGEDDDGEVHRSKISQVLGNEIKFAVREPLGLRVWQFVSAVLFSGIAIMALAVPDQLYDAVFDGVQVTSKTPIRLYGGALLSISLIMWNALYTAEKVIIRWSLLTEACYFTVQFLVVTATLAETGLVSLGVLLLLASRLLFVAISVYYYYQVGRKPKKV, encoded by the exons ATGGCAGCCAAGCAGCCGCCCCCTCTCATGAAGAAGCACAGCCAGACGGACCTCGTGAGCCGCCTGAAGACCCGCAAGATCCTGGGCGTGGGCGGGGAGGACGACGACGGGGAGGTGCACCGCTccaag ATCAGCCAGGTCTTGGGCAACGAAATCAAGTTTGCTGTTCGGGAGCCTTTGGGGCTCAG GGTCTGGCAGTTCGTTTCTGCTGTACTCTTCTCTGGCATCGCCATCATG GCCCTCGCAGTCCCTGATCAGCTCTACGATGCTGTCTTCGATGGAGTCCAGGTGACCAGCAAGACGCCCATCCGCCTCTATGGCGGTGCCCTCCTCA gcatCTCCCTGATCATGTGGAACGCGCTCTACACGGCCGAGAAGGTGATCATCCGCTGGAGTCTGCTCACGGAAGCCTGCTACTTCACTGTCCAGTTCTTGG TGGTCACCGCCACGCTGGCCGAGACGGGCCTGGTGTCCCTGGGCGTCCTGCTGCTCCTGGCCAGCCGCCTCCTCTTCGTGGCCATCAGCGTGTACTACTACTACCAAGTGGGCCGGAAGCCCAAGAAAGTCTAG